The following are encoded in a window of Lactobacillus acidophilus genomic DNA:
- a CDS encoding ChbG/HpnK family deacetylase — protein MKRLLIRADDLGYARSVNYGIYDSVHQGIINNVGVMVNMPETQMGLDLLKNENIDFGLHTNISNGAPILSSNEVPSLVGDNGNFRSSKEYRKNYVDGKKDIIALNDVVAEIEAQYKKFIELVGRKPDYFEGHAVMSDNFEKGLRIVVY, from the coding sequence ATGAAAAGATTACTTATTAGAGCAGATGATCTAGGATATGCTAGAAGTGTGAATTATGGGATATATGATTCAGTTCATCAAGGAATTATCAATAATGTAGGTGTTATGGTGAATATGCCTGAAACACAAATGGGTTTAGATTTATTGAAAAATGAAAATATTGATTTCGGCTTACATACTAATATTTCAAATGGAGCTCCTATTTTGTCTTCTAATGAGGTACCTTCGTTAGTAGGTGACAATGGTAATTTTAGAAGTTCAAAGGAATATCGTAAAAATTATGTTGACGGTAAAAAAGATATTATCGCTTTAAATGATGTAGTTGCTGAAATTGAAGCACAATATAAAAAATTTATTGAATTAGTTGGTAGAAAGCCAGACTATTTTGAAGGACACGCAGTAATGAGTGATAATTTCGAAAAAGGACTAAGGATTGTGGTGTACTGA